Proteins co-encoded in one Streptomyces sp. NBC_01283 genomic window:
- a CDS encoding MFS transporter, which yields MSALEPRDAAVAAEPIAPPSELQGGVLRAPYRALSFGIVSVVLLIAFEATAVGTAMPVAARELDGLSLYAFAFSAYFTTSLFGMVLSGQWADRRGPLGPLAAGIAGFAAGLLLSGTAGAMWMFILGRAVQGLGGGLVIVALYVVVSRAYPEHLRPSIMAAFAASWVVPSVVGPLVSGTVTEHLGWRWVFIGIPVLVVAPLALALPQIRLRAAGPVSEASAGPFDRRRIRLALGISLGAGLLQYAGQELRWLSLLPAVLGAAVLVPSVLGLLPRGTYRASHGLPSVVLLRGIAAGSFIAAESFVPLMLVTQRGLSPTMAGLSLAVGGATWALGSFVQSRPAMEPHRTRLTVVGMLLVAAAIATAPTVLIDAVPVWIVAVAWAFGCLGMGTVIGSTSVLLLRLSPPEDAGTNSAALQISDGLSNALLLAVGGAAFAALGGGMVGAGHGAGEANGSHPGAFVAVFLPMAAVALVGAWVGTRLKERAA from the coding sequence ATGAGCGCTCTGGAACCGCGTGACGCAGCCGTCGCCGCCGAACCGATAGCACCGCCGTCCGAGCTCCAGGGCGGAGTGCTTCGCGCGCCCTACCGCGCGCTCAGCTTCGGGATCGTCTCCGTGGTGCTGCTCATCGCCTTCGAGGCCACCGCCGTCGGGACCGCGATGCCGGTCGCGGCCCGTGAGCTGGACGGCCTCTCGCTCTACGCCTTCGCCTTCTCCGCGTACTTCACCACCAGCCTCTTCGGCATGGTGCTCTCGGGGCAGTGGGCCGACCGGCGCGGGCCACTCGGGCCGCTCGCCGCCGGGATCGCGGGGTTCGCGGCGGGGCTGCTGCTCTCCGGGACCGCCGGGGCCATGTGGATGTTCATCCTGGGCCGCGCCGTGCAGGGGCTCGGCGGCGGGCTCGTCATCGTCGCGCTGTACGTCGTCGTCAGCCGGGCCTACCCGGAGCATCTGCGGCCGTCCATCATGGCGGCGTTCGCGGCGAGCTGGGTCGTGCCGTCCGTGGTGGGGCCGCTGGTCTCCGGGACCGTCACGGAGCACCTGGGGTGGCGCTGGGTCTTCATCGGCATCCCGGTGCTCGTCGTGGCGCCGCTCGCGCTCGCCCTGCCGCAGATCAGGCTCAGGGCCGCCGGGCCCGTCTCCGAAGCGTCCGCGGGCCCCTTCGACCGCCGCCGCATCCGGCTCGCGCTCGGGATCTCGCTGGGCGCCGGGCTCCTGCAGTACGCGGGGCAGGAGCTGCGCTGGCTCTCGCTGCTGCCCGCCGTGCTCGGCGCGGCCGTGCTCGTGCCCTCCGTCCTCGGTCTGCTGCCGCGCGGCACCTACCGGGCCTCGCACGGCCTGCCCTCCGTGGTGCTCCTTCGCGGCATCGCCGCCGGATCGTTCATCGCCGCGGAATCCTTCGTGCCGCTGATGCTCGTCACCCAGCGCGGGCTCTCGCCGACCATGGCGGGGCTCTCGCTCGCCGTGGGCGGTGCGACCTGGGCGCTCGGCTCGTTCGTACAGTCGCGGCCGGCCATGGAGCCGCACCGGACCCGGCTCACGGTCGTCGGGATGCTCCTGGTCGCCGCCGCCATCGCCACCGCGCCCACGGTCCTGATCGACGCCGTCCCGGTGTGGATCGTCGCGGTGGCCTGGGCCTTCGGCTGCCTCGGCATGGGCACGGTCATCGGGTCCACCAGCGTCCTGCTCCTGCGGCTCTCGCCGCCCGAGGACGCGGGCACCAACTCCGCCGCCCTGCAGATCTCCGACGGCCTCTCCAACGCCCTGCTCCTGGCCGTCGGAGGCGCCGCGTTCGCCGCGCTCGGCGGCGGCATGGTGGGCGCGGGGCACGGCGCGGGCGAGGCGAACGGATCCCATCCGGGGGCCTTCGTCGCCGTGTTCCTGCCGATGGCGGCGGTCGCGCTGGTGGGGGCGTGGGTGGGGACGCGGCTGAAGGAACGTGCTGCCTGA
- a CDS encoding DEAD/DEAH box helicase: MTTTAANSASHHLSPAFPGRAPWGTANKLRAWQQGAMERYLQEQPRDFLAVATPGAGKTTFALTLASWLLHHHVVQQVTVVAPTEHLKKQWAEAAARIGIKLDPEYSAGPLSKEYQGVAITYAGVGVRPMLHRNRVEQRKTLVILDEIHHAGDSKSWGEACLEAFEPATRRLALTGTPFRSDTNPIPFVAYEEGNDGIRRSAADYTYGYGSALGDGVVRPVIFLSYSGNMRWRTKAGDEIAARLGEPMTKDAISQAWRTALDARGEWMPNVLKAADQRLTEVRKAIPDAGGLVIASDQDSARSYAKLIRELTGEKATVVLSDDTGASKRIDDFTASNDRWMVAVRMVSEGVDVPRLAVGVYATTISTPLFFAQAVGRFVRSRRRGETASVFLPTVPDLLGHANEMEVERDHVLDKPKKEGEEDPYAESEKEMDEANKEEDEDTGEQEQFSFEALESDAVFDRVLFDGAEFGMQAHPGSEEEQDYLGIPGLLEPDQVQMLLQKRQARQIAHSKKRPDEEADLLELPAERRPVVSHKEMLELRKQLNTMVGAYSHQSGKPHGVIHTELRRTCGGPPSAEATAGQLRQRIAKVGEWATRMK, from the coding sequence GTGACTACCACCGCCGCCAACTCCGCATCGCACCACCTCTCTCCCGCCTTCCCCGGCCGCGCCCCCTGGGGCACCGCCAACAAGCTGCGCGCCTGGCAGCAGGGGGCGATGGAGCGGTACCTCCAGGAGCAGCCGCGTGACTTCCTGGCCGTCGCGACACCCGGCGCAGGCAAGACGACGTTCGCGCTGACGCTCGCGTCCTGGCTGCTGCACCACCACGTCGTGCAGCAGGTGACGGTGGTCGCGCCGACCGAGCACCTGAAGAAGCAGTGGGCGGAGGCGGCGGCCCGCATAGGGATCAAGCTGGACCCGGAGTACAGCGCGGGCCCGCTCAGCAAGGAGTACCAGGGCGTCGCCATCACGTACGCCGGTGTCGGCGTGCGGCCCATGCTGCACCGCAACCGCGTCGAGCAGCGCAAGACCCTGGTGATCCTCGACGAGATCCACCACGCCGGTGATTCGAAGTCGTGGGGCGAGGCCTGCCTGGAGGCGTTCGAGCCCGCCACCCGGCGGCTCGCGCTCACCGGTACGCCGTTCCGGTCCGACACGAACCCGATCCCCTTCGTCGCGTACGAGGAGGGGAACGACGGCATCCGGCGGTCCGCCGCCGACTACACGTACGGCTACGGCAGCGCGCTCGGCGACGGCGTCGTGCGGCCCGTCATCTTCCTCTCCTACTCCGGCAACATGCGCTGGCGCACGAAGGCCGGTGACGAGATCGCCGCGCGGCTCGGCGAGCCGATGACCAAGGACGCCATCTCGCAGGCCTGGCGCACCGCCCTGGACGCGCGCGGCGAGTGGATGCCGAACGTCCTCAAGGCCGCCGACCAGCGGCTCACCGAGGTCAGGAAGGCCATCCCGGACGCCGGTGGGCTCGTCATCGCGTCCGACCAGGACTCCGCCCGCTCCTACGCCAAGCTGATCCGCGAGCTCACGGGGGAGAAGGCCACCGTCGTCCTCTCGGACGACACGGGCGCCTCGAAGCGGATCGACGACTTCACCGCGAGCAACGACCGGTGGATGGTCGCGGTCCGCATGGTGTCCGAGGGCGTCGACGTGCCGCGCCTCGCGGTGGGCGTGTACGCGACCACGATCTCGACGCCGCTCTTCTTCGCCCAGGCCGTGGGCCGTTTCGTGCGTTCACGGCGGCGCGGCGAGACCGCGTCGGTCTTCCTGCCCACCGTCCCCGACCTCCTCGGCCACGCCAACGAGATGGAGGTCGAGCGCGACCACGTCCTCGACAAGCCGAAGAAGGAGGGCGAGGAGGACCCCTACGCCGAGTCCGAGAAGGAGATGGACGAGGCGAACAAGGAGGAGGACGAGGACACCGGCGAGCAGGAGCAGTTCTCCTTCGAGGCCCTCGAATCCGATGCTGTCTTCGACCGCGTGCTCTTCGACGGCGCCGAGTTCGGCATGCAGGCCCACCCGGGCAGCGAGGAGGAGCAGGACTACCTCGGCATCCCCGGGCTCCTCGAACCCGACCAGGTGCAGATGCTGCTCCAGAAGCGGCAGGCCCGGCAGATCGCGCACAGCAAGAAGCGGCCCGACGAGGAGGCCGATCTCCTCGAACTGCCCGCCGAGCGGCGGCCCGTGGTCTCCCACAAGGAGATGCTCGAACTGCGCAAGCAGCTCAACACGATGGTCGGCGCGTACTCCCACCAGAGCGGGAAGCCGCACGGCGTGATCCACACCGAGCTGCGCCGCACCTGCGGCGGGCCGCCGAGCGCGGAGGCCACCGCCGGGCAGCTGCGGCAGCGGATCGCGAAGGTCGGCGAGTGGGCCACCCGCATGAAGTGA
- a CDS encoding IclR family transcriptional regulator has translation MTAETSQTLDRGLRVLKLLADTDHGLTVTELSNKLGVNRTVVYRLLATLEQHALVRRDLGGRARVGLGVLRLGRQVHPLVREAALPALRSLAEDIGATAHLTLVDGTEALAVAVVEPTWTDYHVAYRTGFRHPLDRGAAGRAILAARQGLATDPGYALTHGELEAGASGAAAPLVGVTGIEGSVGVVMLSDSVPERVGPRVVDAAREVADALR, from the coding sequence GTGACCGCGGAGACTTCCCAGACCCTCGACCGAGGACTGCGTGTCCTCAAGTTGTTGGCCGACACCGATCACGGGCTCACCGTCACCGAGCTGTCCAACAAGCTCGGTGTGAACCGCACCGTGGTGTACCGCCTCCTCGCCACGCTGGAGCAGCATGCCCTGGTCCGCCGTGACCTCGGCGGCCGGGCCAGGGTCGGCCTCGGGGTGCTCCGCCTGGGCCGCCAGGTGCATCCGCTGGTGCGTGAGGCCGCGCTGCCCGCTCTCCGTTCCCTCGCCGAGGACATAGGGGCCACCGCGCATCTGACGCTGGTCGACGGCACCGAGGCCCTCGCCGTGGCCGTCGTCGAGCCGACCTGGACGGATTACCACGTCGCCTACCGGACCGGCTTCCGGCACCCCCTCGACCGGGGCGCCGCGGGCCGCGCCATCCTCGCCGCCCGGCAGGGGCTCGCCACCGACCCCGGCTACGCGCTGACCCACGGCGAGCTGGAGGCCGGCGCGAGCGGGGCCGCCGCCCCGCTGGTGGGGGTCACCGGGATCGAGGGGAGCGTGGGGGTCGTCATGCTGTCGGACTCCGTGCCGGAGCGGGTGGGCCCACGGGTGGTGGACGCGGCCCGGGAGGTCGCCGACGCCTTGCGGTGA
- a CDS encoding S16 family serine protease, with the protein MFSLSRLTRPKALAVCAAPVVALLAVACLAPLPFAVAQPGTTADVLGESGGKPVITITGAPTREPKGQLRMTTIVATGPDMDASLGDVLDGWFRTDRSVMPKDSVYPTGNNVKEVEKHNLGDMRESQDTATKAALSYLAANGVDGTGKVKVKVDLGKIGGPSAGLFLSLGIIDLIDGNGSGGDLTGGRKIAGTGTISAGGEVGPVGGVSMKTQAAKRDGASVFLVPEDECSDAQAELPKGLRLIPVTTLKGTVDALRALDRGGKVPSC; encoded by the coding sequence GTGTTCTCCCTCTCTCGCCTCACGCGCCCCAAGGCCCTCGCCGTCTGTGCCGCCCCCGTGGTCGCCCTGCTCGCCGTCGCCTGCCTCGCGCCGCTGCCGTTCGCCGTGGCCCAGCCGGGCACGACGGCGGACGTACTCGGCGAGAGCGGGGGCAAGCCGGTCATCACGATCACCGGGGCGCCCACCCGTGAGCCGAAGGGGCAGCTGCGCATGACGACGATCGTGGCCACGGGGCCCGACATGGACGCGAGCCTGGGCGACGTGCTGGACGGCTGGTTCCGTACGGACCGTTCCGTGATGCCCAAGGACTCGGTGTACCCCACGGGCAACAACGTGAAGGAAGTCGAGAAGCACAACCTCGGCGACATGAGGGAATCGCAGGACACGGCCACGAAGGCGGCGCTCTCCTACCTCGCCGCGAACGGCGTGGACGGCACCGGCAAGGTGAAGGTGAAGGTCGACCTCGGCAAGATCGGCGGCCCCAGCGCGGGCCTCTTCCTCTCGCTCGGCATCATCGACCTGATCGACGGCAACGGCAGCGGCGGCGACCTCACGGGCGGCCGGAAGATCGCGGGCACCGGCACCATCTCCGCCGGCGGCGAGGTCGGCCCGGTCGGCGGTGTCTCGATGAAGACGCAGGCCGCCAAACGGGACGGCGCGAGCGTCTTCCTGGTCCCGGAGGACGAGTGCTCGGACGCTCAGGCGGAGCTGCCGAAGGGCCTGCGGCTGATCCCGGTCACGACACTGAAGGGCACGGTCGACGCGCTGCGTGCCCTGGACCGGGGCGGGAAGGTCCCGAGCTGCTGA
- a CDS encoding ArsR/SmtB family transcription factor yields MTDGTTEPEPHKVHTLTPHSLRGLAHPLRMALLKSLRKGGPATASQLAARLGESSGATSYHLRQLAAHGFVEDAPGRGKGRERWWQAAHQGTRLDEGLMNDPDPTVRGAVSVYLHEVATFHAAEVSTWIGTQHDWSAEWIESSDLSDYTLRLTPELTTELAGKIDRLIESYRALAVDEDTPGSAKVRLHTHVFPTHPTE; encoded by the coding sequence ATGACGGACGGCACGACGGAACCAGAACCCCACAAGGTCCACACCCTCACCCCGCACTCGCTGCGGGGACTCGCGCATCCGCTGCGCATGGCGCTGCTCAAGTCGCTGCGGAAGGGCGGTCCCGCCACCGCCTCCCAACTGGCCGCCCGCCTGGGCGAGTCCAGCGGCGCGACGAGCTATCACCTGCGCCAGCTCGCGGCGCACGGCTTCGTCGAGGACGCCCCCGGGCGGGGCAAGGGCCGCGAGCGGTGGTGGCAGGCGGCGCACCAGGGGACGCGCCTCGACGAGGGGCTCATGAACGACCCGGACCCCACGGTGCGCGGCGCGGTCAGCGTCTACCTCCACGAGGTCGCGACGTTCCACGCCGCCGAGGTCTCCACCTGGATCGGCACCCAGCACGACTGGTCCGCGGAGTGGATCGAGAGCTCCGACCTCAGCGACTACACCCTGCGCCTGACGCCCGAGCTCACCACCGAACTGGCCGGAAAGATCGACCGCCTCATCGAGAGCTACCGCGCACTGGCGGTCGATGAGGACACCCCGGGCTCCGCCAAGGTCCGCCTGCACACCCACGTCTTCCCGACGCACCCCACCGAGTGA
- a CDS encoding glycine betaine ABC transporter substrate-binding protein, whose product MRLTVRTAAVGVVGGALLVSCGLTSGSPMVDDVKPGTIGKGQPLKGVDLTVTSKEFTEQLVLGAIMGIAFEAAGADVLDRTGIQGSIGAREAVKGGDADAMYEYTGTAWITYLGNSDPIDDPRKQWEAVRKADAKNGVSWLPPAELNNTYALAINQKNEAKYKPKTLSDVAALSKKDPKAVTLCVESEFSSREDGLPGMQKEYGMKIPNSSITKMDTGIIYTQVSKGSCTFGEVFTTDGRIKAMKLSVMADDKHFFPNYNVAPEINSKALDEHPKIAEVLDPITKKLNNTVAQELNSKVDVEGQDPHEVALDWMVQEGFVKEG is encoded by the coding sequence ATGAGGCTCACGGTGCGTACGGCGGCGGTCGGCGTGGTGGGCGGTGCCCTGCTCGTGAGCTGCGGTCTCACCAGCGGCAGCCCGATGGTGGACGACGTGAAGCCGGGCACGATCGGCAAGGGCCAGCCCCTGAAGGGCGTCGACCTCACCGTCACGTCGAAGGAGTTCACCGAACAGCTGGTCCTCGGCGCGATCATGGGCATCGCCTTCGAGGCGGCGGGCGCGGACGTCCTCGACCGGACGGGCATCCAGGGCTCGATCGGCGCGCGCGAGGCGGTCAAGGGCGGTGACGCGGATGCCATGTACGAGTACACGGGCACCGCCTGGATCACGTACCTGGGCAACTCCGATCCCATCGACGACCCGCGGAAGCAGTGGGAGGCGGTGCGCAAGGCGGACGCGAAGAACGGCGTCAGCTGGCTGCCGCCCGCCGAGCTCAACAACACGTACGCGCTGGCCATCAATCAGAAGAACGAGGCCAAGTACAAGCCCAAGACGCTCTCCGACGTGGCGGCCCTGTCGAAGAAGGACCCGAAGGCGGTCACGCTGTGCGTGGAGAGCGAGTTCTCCTCGCGCGAGGACGGTCTGCCGGGCATGCAGAAGGAGTACGGGATGAAGATCCCCAACTCCAGCATCACCAAGATGGACACCGGGATCATCTACACCCAGGTCTCCAAGGGGTCGTGCACGTTCGGCGAGGTCTTCACGACCGACGGCCGCATCAAGGCGATGAAGCTGTCGGTGATGGCGGACGACAAGCACTTCTTCCCCAACTACAACGTCGCCCCGGAGATCAACAGCAAGGCGCTCGATGAACACCCGAAGATCGCGGAGGTCCTGGACCCCATCACGAAGAAGCTGAACAACACGGTGGCCCAGGAGCTGAACTCCAAGGTGGATGTGGAGGGTCAGGATCCGCATGAGGTGGCGCTGGACTGGATGGTGCAGGAGGGCTTCGTGAAGGAGGGGTAG
- a CDS encoding ABC transporter permease: protein MPGSNPRIPDRTPAPDGGPGPRPDGEHEVKGHLFRDTGEAEPEPPPSAGAVATGRARRIGWQKLTVLPAFLALILLLTWWWFEQADLDAISKNALADGNVWLRLRQHIQLTVISTFFVLIIAIPLGILLTRKKLRKAAPGAMALANIGQATPAIGLLALLVIWIGIGEKAALIGIIIYAVLPVLSNTIAGLNANDPTLLEAARGIGMSSWGVLGKVELPLAVPLILAGVRTALVLNVGTATLATFGGGGGLGDLITTGITNQRMPVLMLGSILTIALALLVDWLASLAELVLRPRGLEVGS from the coding sequence ATCCCCGGGAGCAACCCCCGGATCCCCGACCGCACACCGGCCCCCGACGGCGGGCCCGGTCCACGGCCGGACGGCGAGCACGAGGTCAAGGGCCACCTCTTCCGCGACACGGGCGAGGCGGAGCCGGAGCCGCCGCCCTCGGCGGGGGCTGTGGCCACGGGCCGGGCGCGGCGGATCGGCTGGCAGAAGCTCACCGTCCTGCCCGCGTTCCTCGCCCTCATCCTGCTGCTCACCTGGTGGTGGTTCGAGCAGGCCGACCTGGACGCGATCAGCAAGAACGCCCTCGCGGACGGCAACGTCTGGCTCAGGCTCCGCCAGCACATCCAGCTGACGGTGATCTCCACCTTCTTCGTGCTGATCATCGCGATCCCGCTGGGCATCCTGCTGACCCGCAAGAAGCTCCGCAAGGCGGCGCCGGGCGCGATGGCCCTGGCGAACATCGGCCAGGCGACCCCGGCGATCGGCCTCCTCGCCCTCCTGGTGATCTGGATCGGCATCGGCGAGAAGGCGGCCCTGATCGGCATCATCATCTACGCCGTCCTGCCGGTCCTCTCCAACACGATCGCGGGCCTGAACGCCAACGACCCGACCCTCCTGGAGGCGGCGCGCGGCATCGGCATGTCGTCGTGGGGAGTCCTCGGCAAGGTCGAGCTCCCGCTGGCCGTGCCGCTGATCCTGGCGGGTGTGCGCACCGCGCTCGTGCTGAACGTCGGCACGGCGACGCTCGCCACCTTCGGCGGTGGCGGCGGGCTCGGCGACCTCATCACCACCGGGATCACCAACCAGCGGATGCCGGTGCTCATGCTCGGCTCGATCCTGACGATCGCGCTCGCGCTCCTGGTGGACTGGCTGGCCTCGCTGGCCGAACTGGTCCTGCGTCCGCGCGGGTTGGAGGTCGGCTCATGA
- a CDS encoding betaine/proline/choline family ABC transporter ATP-binding protein (Members of the family are the ATP-binding subunit of ABC transporters for substrates such as betaine, L-proline or other amino acids, choline, carnitine, etc. The substrate specificity is best determined from the substrate-binding subunit, rather than this subunit, as it interacts with the permease subunit and not with substrate directly.): MELENLTKRYAGSGDPAVDSVSMEIKAGEIVILVGPSGCGKSTTLKMINRLIEPTSGRIRIGGEDVTDMDPVKLRRKIGYAIQSSGLFPHMTVAQNIALVPRMIGWGKTKIKSRVEEMLDLVGLDPAEFHGRYPRQLSGGQQQRVGVARALAADPPVLLMDEPFGAVDPITRDHLQDELIRLQHELHKTIVFVTHDFDEAIKLGDRIAVLRERSHIAQFDTPEAILTNPADDFVSGFVGAGAALKRLNLTRVRDVEIADFATVTVDDPLQDIFDRLRASGTNELLLLDKRGRPYKWLRRGDLMRAKGSLARAGTLVHDTVTRDATLRDALEAVLTDNAGRVAVTGRRGEYTGVVDMETLMNSVHEMLEADRLDAVEHQHELQEQRALLTHHEQEGDGGAAKA; this comes from the coding sequence ATCGAGCTGGAGAACCTCACCAAGCGGTACGCGGGCAGCGGCGACCCCGCGGTGGACAGCGTCAGCATGGAGATCAAGGCGGGCGAGATCGTCATCCTCGTCGGCCCTTCGGGCTGCGGTAAGTCGACCACGCTGAAGATGATCAACCGGCTCATCGAGCCGACCAGCGGCCGCATCCGCATCGGCGGCGAGGACGTCACCGACATGGACCCGGTGAAGCTGCGCCGGAAGATCGGCTACGCGATCCAGTCGTCCGGGCTCTTCCCGCACATGACGGTCGCCCAGAACATCGCCCTCGTGCCGAGGATGATCGGCTGGGGGAAGACGAAGATCAAGTCCCGGGTCGAGGAGATGCTCGACCTAGTCGGGCTCGACCCGGCCGAGTTCCACGGCCGCTATCCCCGCCAGCTCTCCGGCGGCCAGCAGCAACGCGTGGGCGTGGCACGGGCGTTGGCGGCCGACCCACCCGTCCTCCTGATGGACGAGCCGTTCGGCGCGGTCGACCCGATCACCCGCGACCACCTCCAGGACGAGCTGATCCGGCTCCAGCACGAGCTGCACAAGACGATCGTCTTCGTCACGCACGACTTCGACGAGGCCATCAAGCTCGGCGACCGCATCGCGGTCCTGCGGGAGCGCTCGCACATCGCGCAGTTCGACACCCCGGAAGCCATCCTGACCAACCCGGCGGACGACTTCGTCTCCGGTTTCGTGGGCGCGGGCGCGGCCCTCAAGCGGCTCAACCTCACCCGCGTACGCGACGTGGAGATCGCCGACTTCGCGACGGTGACCGTCGACGACCCGCTCCAGGACATCTTCGACCGGCTGCGGGCCAGCGGCACGAACGAACTGCTGCTCCTCGACAAGCGCGGCCGCCCCTACAAGTGGCTGCGGCGCGGTGACCTGATGCGCGCCAAGGGCTCGCTGGCCCGCGCCGGCACGCTCGTCCACGACACGGTCACCCGTGACGCCACCCTGCGTGACGCGCTCGAAGCGGTGCTCACGGACAACGCGGGGCGGGTCGCGGTCACCGGGCGGCGCGGCGAGTACACCGGCGTGGTGGACATGGAGACGCTGATGAACTCCGTGCACGAGATGCTGGAGGCCGACCGGCTCGACGCGGTGGAGCACCAGCACGAACTGCAGGAACAGCGCGCCCTGTTGACCCACCACGAGCAGGAGGGCGACGGAGGGGCGGCGAAGGCGTGA
- a CDS encoding ABC transporter permease produces the protein MNFWDYLGNRHQQLLTDAYQHASAVFQCMVVATVIGVLIGVITYRSEWAGNLATTATSTILTIPSLAMIGLLIPVVGLGVAPTVIALTLYGLLPIVRNAIVGLRGVDPSLVDAAKGIGMSRAARLVRVELPLAWPPILTGIRVSTQMLMGIAAIAAYASGPGLGNEIFRGIGSLGSKNALNQVLAGTLGIIILALLFDAAYVLIGRLTISRGIRV, from the coding sequence GTGAACTTCTGGGACTACCTCGGCAACCGCCACCAGCAGTTGCTGACGGACGCGTACCAGCACGCCAGCGCAGTCTTCCAGTGCATGGTCGTGGCGACCGTCATCGGAGTACTGATCGGCGTCATCACGTACCGCAGCGAGTGGGCAGGCAACCTGGCCACGACCGCGACCTCCACCATCCTGACCATCCCGTCGCTCGCCATGATCGGTCTGCTGATTCCCGTCGTGGGCCTGGGCGTCGCCCCGACGGTCATCGCCCTGACCCTCTACGGCCTGCTCCCCATCGTGCGCAACGCCATCGTCGGCCTGCGCGGCGTCGACCCCTCGCTGGTCGACGCGGCGAAGGGCATCGGGATGTCGCGCGCCGCACGCCTCGTCAGGGTGGAGCTGCCGCTCGCCTGGCCGCCGATCCTGACCGGCATCCGCGTCTCCACGCAGATGCTGATGGGCATCGCGGCCATCGCCGCGTACGCGTCGGGTCCGGGTCTCGGCAACGAGATCTTCCGCGGCATCGGCTCGCTCGGCAGCAAGAACGCACTCAACCAGGTGCTCGCGGGCACGCTCGGCATCATCATCCTGGCCCTGCTCTTCGACGCCGCGTACGTCCTGATCGGCCGCCTGACCATTTCGAGGGGTATCCGTGTCTGA
- a CDS encoding Lrp/AsnC family transcriptional regulator: MTIDHLDGRLIVLLAREPRIGVLEASRRLGVARGTVQARMDRLQSNGVIRGFGPEVDPAALGYPVTAFATLEIKQGQGADVRAHLATVAEVLELHTITGHGDMLCRLVARSNADLQRVIDRVVGFDGIVRASTAIVMENPVPLRIIPLVEQASEDT; this comes from the coding sequence ATGACGATCGATCATCTGGACGGCAGGCTCATCGTGCTTCTCGCCCGCGAACCCCGCATCGGCGTCCTGGAGGCGTCCCGCCGGCTCGGTGTGGCGCGGGGGACCGTGCAGGCCCGGATGGACCGCCTTCAGTCGAACGGAGTCATCCGCGGCTTCGGCCCGGAGGTCGACCCGGCGGCCCTGGGCTACCCCGTCACCGCCTTCGCCACGCTGGAGATCAAACAGGGCCAGGGCGCCGACGTACGGGCACATTTGGCGACCGTCGCCGAGGTGCTCGAACTGCACACCATCACCGGCCACGGGGACATGCTGTGCCGTCTCGTGGCCCGTTCGAACGCGGATCTCCAACGTGTGATCGACCGGGTCGTGGGTTTTGATGGCATCGTCCGGGCCTCCACGGCGATCGTCATGGAGAACCCTGTTCCGCTGCGGATCATCCCGCTGGTCGAACAGGCGTCAGAAGACACCTGA